In the Chlorobium limicola DSM 245 genome, one interval contains:
- a CDS encoding sensor histidine kinase, which yields MIGIRQKLVLGFGGLLLIVAGMGILTIRQIDTLGEAIDVILKQNYRSVVACQEMTESLERIDSGVLFTFAGHYEDGIRNIRQHERHFEKALHTELDNITLPGEHEKAMRISSLFRRYSTVIDKVTDPQRPLLERQQYYFSTLLPLFREIKQHAGYILDMNQANMNEANDNARKMAASAHNTMLAAIAASALLAILFSFQSNRWILMPIRKLIVSAQEISKGNLDLSLDTSSNDEIGQLSRSFNEMATTLRRIRKADSQILLRTRKTLQDVFRTLPLPVAVFDPDGLVEIATESAERYFGMKPGSNVHDLGYPWMEELLAGTFRKGSGADSGKNKSFIQHFADNREIFFQPTIVPIPSGHPAEESSGTALIFRDVTQVHEQLELKRSVIATVSHQLRTPLTALRMSIHLLLEEHTGHLNGQQADLLLAAREESERLVHILDDLLDINRIESGKAHLDLSALSPCRIGAEGMEPFLLPCRDQGVSIRNTIPETLPDIVADRESLMHVFANLLSNALRFTSAGGSITLNACEDDGNIRFSIEDTGTGIDAEHMEHLFEPFYRVPGQREKNGIGLGLSIVKEIVEAHGGSVDAESTPGKGSRFSFNLPIRNT from the coding sequence ATGATTGGAATACGACAGAAACTTGTGCTTGGCTTCGGAGGCCTGCTCCTTATCGTTGCCGGAATGGGAATACTCACCATCCGACAGATCGATACACTGGGAGAAGCCATCGACGTCATTCTCAAACAGAACTACCGGAGCGTTGTCGCCTGCCAGGAGATGACCGAATCGCTTGAGCGTATCGACAGCGGCGTCCTGTTCACCTTTGCCGGCCATTACGAGGACGGTATCCGCAACATCAGGCAGCATGAACGGCATTTCGAAAAAGCATTGCATACAGAACTCGACAATATCACCCTGCCCGGCGAGCACGAAAAGGCCATGCGTATCAGCAGCCTGTTCAGGAGGTACTCCACCGTTATCGACAAGGTAACCGATCCGCAGCGTCCTTTGCTGGAAAGGCAGCAATACTATTTCTCGACCCTCCTGCCGCTGTTCCGGGAAATCAAACAACATGCGGGGTACATACTCGACATGAACCAGGCAAACATGAACGAGGCGAACGACAACGCCAGAAAAATGGCAGCTTCGGCGCACAACACCATGCTGGCTGCAATTGCTGCAAGTGCGCTGCTTGCAATCCTCTTCAGTTTCCAGTCGAACCGGTGGATTCTCATGCCGATCCGAAAACTTATCGTTTCAGCCCAGGAGATCAGCAAAGGCAATCTCGACCTCTCGCTCGATACCTCGTCGAACGACGAGATCGGGCAACTTTCCCGCTCGTTCAACGAGATGGCGACTACCTTGCGCAGGATACGTAAAGCGGACAGCCAGATCCTCCTGCGCACCAGAAAAACCCTGCAGGATGTCTTCAGAACCCTCCCCCTGCCCGTCGCAGTATTCGATCCGGACGGTCTTGTCGAGATCGCGACCGAAAGTGCGGAACGCTACTTCGGCATGAAGCCGGGCAGCAACGTTCATGACCTTGGATACCCCTGGATGGAGGAATTGCTGGCCGGAACGTTCCGGAAAGGATCAGGAGCGGACTCCGGAAAAAACAAAAGTTTTATCCAGCATTTTGCCGATAACCGTGAGATATTCTTCCAGCCCACCATCGTTCCGATTCCCTCCGGACACCCTGCAGAGGAGAGTTCCGGAACGGCGCTGATATTCCGGGATGTCACGCAGGTGCATGAACAGCTCGAACTGAAGCGCAGCGTCATTGCCACGGTTTCACACCAGCTGCGCACACCGCTGACCGCATTGAGAATGTCCATCCACCTCCTGCTCGAGGAGCATACAGGACACCTCAACGGGCAACAGGCTGACCTGCTGCTCGCCGCTCGGGAAGAGAGCGAGCGCCTTGTGCATATCCTCGACGACCTGCTCGATATCAACCGGATCGAATCCGGCAAAGCTCATCTTGACCTGTCTGCCCTTTCTCCCTGCCGTATCGGCGCTGAAGGCATGGAACCGTTCCTTCTGCCCTGCCGCGATCAGGGAGTAAGCATAAGGAACACCATTCCCGAAACACTGCCGGATATCGTGGCGGACAGGGAAAGCCTCATGCACGTTTTTGCAAACCTGCTCTCCAACGCCCTCCGGTTCACCTCTGCCGGAGGCTCAATAACGCTCAATGCCTGCGAAGATGACGGAAACATCCGGTTCTCGATTGAAGACACCGGAACAGGCATCGACGCCGAACATATGGAACACCTTTTCGAGCCGTTCTACCGGGTTCCGGGACAGCGGGAGAAAAACGGCATCGGTCTCGGACTCTCTATCGTCAAGGAGATCGTTGAGGCGCACGGAGGATCTGTCGACGCGGAAAGCACTCCGGGTAAAGGGTCGCGATTCTCTTTCAACCTGCCCATCCGGAACACCTGA
- a CDS encoding potassium-transporting ATPase subunit F: MNVIVLLVFITSMGYLVYAIVHPEKF, translated from the coding sequence ATGAATGTGATCGTCCTGCTCGTTTTTATCACCAGCATGGGTTACCTGGTCTATGCGATCGTTCATCCCGAAAAATTCTAA